From one Amycolatopsis sp. FDAARGOS 1241 genomic stretch:
- a CDS encoding 2-oxoacid:ferredoxin oxidoreductase subunit beta, translating into MTAIDLGLPQLGGLDLVPTTDEPQKAKDYKSDQEVRWCPGCGDYVVLNAVQSFLPTLGLKRENIVFISGIGCSSRFPYYLNTYGMHSIHGRAPSIATGLATTRPDLSVWVVTGDGDALSIGGNHLIHALRRNVNIKILLFNNRIYGLTKGQYSPTSGQGMVTKSTPMGSVDTPFNPLSLAIGAEASFVGRALDSDRKGLTEVLEAAARHRGSAVVEIYQNCPIFNDGAFDVLKDKDEAATRLIPLRSGEPIRFGPEGELGVTRSGWGGLEVAKVTDIGEDNLVVHDPSIPDTAYAFALSRLGDQNLNHVPTGILRSVERPTYDDAARAQVDEARAARTPDLQALLRGKDTWTVA; encoded by the coding sequence GTGACCGCCATCGACCTCGGACTGCCGCAGCTCGGTGGTCTGGACCTGGTCCCCACCACCGACGAACCGCAGAAGGCCAAGGACTACAAGTCCGACCAGGAAGTGCGCTGGTGCCCCGGCTGCGGTGACTACGTGGTGCTCAACGCCGTGCAGTCGTTCCTGCCGACGCTGGGCCTCAAGCGCGAAAACATCGTGTTCATCTCGGGCATCGGCTGCTCGTCGCGCTTCCCGTACTACCTCAACACCTACGGCATGCACTCGATCCACGGCCGCGCGCCGTCGATCGCGACCGGGCTCGCGACCACGCGCCCGGACCTGTCGGTGTGGGTCGTCACCGGCGACGGCGACGCGCTGTCCATCGGCGGCAACCACCTGATCCACGCGCTGCGCCGCAACGTGAACATCAAGATCCTGCTGTTCAACAACCGGATCTACGGCCTCACGAAGGGCCAGTACTCGCCGACGTCGGGCCAGGGCATGGTCACCAAGTCGACCCCGATGGGTTCGGTGGACACACCGTTCAACCCGCTGTCGCTGGCCATCGGCGCCGAAGCGTCGTTCGTGGGCCGCGCGCTGGACTCCGACCGCAAGGGCCTCACCGAGGTGCTCGAGGCGGCGGCCCGCCACCGCGGCTCCGCCGTCGTCGAGATCTACCAGAACTGCCCCATCTTCAACGACGGCGCGTTCGACGTGCTGAAGGACAAGGACGAGGCCGCGACGCGCCTCATCCCGCTGCGCTCCGGCGAGCCCATCCGCTTCGGCCCGGAGGGCGAGCTCGGCGTCACCCGCAGCGGCTGGGGCGGCCTGGAGGTCGCCAAGGTCACCGACATCGGCGAGGACAACCTCGTCGTCCACGACCCGTCGATCCCCGACACGGCCTACGCCTTCGCGCTCTCCCGCCTCGGCGACCAGAACCTCAACCACGTCCCCACGGGCATCCTACGCTCCGTCGAACGCCCCACCTACGACGACGCCGCACGCGCCCAGGTGGACGAAGCCCGCGCCGCCCGCACGCCCGACCTCCAGGCCCTCCTGCGCGGCAAAGACACCTGGACTGTTGCTTAA
- a CDS encoding polyprenyl synthetase family protein, whose amino-acid sequence MSSPPPGAGAAAARDGAARDGAVEDLRATVGLQIEDEELLRAVAGGLADVEAMLRDVVKSDVQAVHDAALHLVEAGGKRFRPLFTLLSAQFGPKQGEHVLIAAAAVELVHLATLYHDDVMDEATMRRGAESVNARWDNTVAILTGDFLFAHASRLVADLGTDAARIIAETFGELVTGQMRETVGPGPGDDPVEHYLTVIAQKTGSLIATSGRFGGMMSGAPEEYIQALCRFGELIGTAFQISDDIIDIASPSDELGKVQGTDLREGVRTLPMLYALADPATDPRLVELLAGPITEDALVEEALELLRSSHGLERARVTLSDYASRARAELAALPASPARDACESVADYLVARTH is encoded by the coding sequence GTGTCTTCACCACCCCCGGGGGCGGGAGCCGCCGCTGCGCGGGATGGCGCTGCGCGGGATGGCGCTGTCGAGGACCTGCGCGCGACCGTCGGGCTGCAGATCGAGGACGAGGAGCTGCTGCGGGCGGTTGCCGGGGGGCTGGCGGACGTCGAGGCGATGCTGCGGGACGTCGTGAAGAGCGATGTGCAGGCGGTGCACGACGCGGCGTTGCACCTGGTCGAGGCGGGGGGCAAACGTTTCCGTCCCCTGTTCACGCTGCTGTCGGCGCAGTTCGGGCCCAAGCAGGGAGAGCACGTGCTCATCGCGGCCGCCGCGGTGGAGCTGGTGCACCTGGCGACGCTGTACCACGACGACGTGATGGACGAGGCGACCATGCGGCGCGGCGCGGAGAGCGTCAACGCGCGCTGGGACAACACCGTCGCGATCCTGACCGGCGACTTCCTCTTCGCCCACGCCTCCCGCCTGGTCGCAGACCTCGGCACCGACGCGGCGCGCATCATCGCCGAGACGTTCGGCGAGCTCGTGACCGGGCAGATGCGCGAGACGGTCGGCCCGGGCCCCGGCGACGACCCCGTCGAGCATTACCTCACGGTCATCGCGCAGAAGACCGGCTCGCTGATCGCGACGTCCGGGCGGTTCGGCGGCATGATGTCCGGCGCGCCCGAGGAGTACATCCAGGCGCTGTGCCGCTTCGGGGAGCTCATCGGCACGGCGTTCCAGATCTCGGACGACATCATCGACATCGCGTCGCCCTCCGACGAGCTGGGCAAGGTGCAGGGCACGGACCTGCGCGAAGGCGTCCGCACGCTGCCCATGCTGTACGCGCTGGCCGACCCGGCCACCGACCCGCGGCTCGTGGAGCTGCTCGCCGGCCCCATCACCGAGGACGCTCTGGTCGAGGAGGCCCTCGAGCTCTTGCGAAGTTCTCACGGACTCGAACGCGCGCGCGTCACCCTTTCCGACTACGCTTCGCGAGCACGTGCCGAGCTCGCAGCGCTGCCCGCTTCCCCCGCGCGCGATGCCTGCGAGTCGGTCGCCGACTACCTGGTCGCGCGAACGCACTAA